GCGATCTTCGTCTTGACGTTCTGCGCCGAGGTGGAGCCGGTGACCGAGCAGAGCTTCTTGTTGTTGAGGTCCGAGGGCGTCTTGATCGTGTCGTCGTCCGCCCGGATGAGTACGTCCTGGTGTGCCAGGAGGTACGGGCCGGCGAAGTCGACCTTCTGCTCGCGCGTGGGGGTGATCGAGTACGAGGCGGCGATGAAGTCGACGTCGCCGTGCTGGAGCAGGGTCTCGCGGTCGGCGCTCTTCGCCTCCTTCCACACGATGTCGCCCGGCTTGTGGCCGAGCTGCCCGGCGACGTACGTGGCCACGTCGACGTCGAAGCCGGTGTACTTGCCGTCGGGGGTCTTCAGGCCGATGCCCGGCTGGTCGAACTTGATGCCGACGGTGATCTTCTTGCCGGTCGTGGCACCGCCACCGCCACCGCCGCCGGATCCGCAGCCTGCGGCGGTCACGGACAGCACGAGCGCAGCGGCGACCGCGACGGTGACCTTACGAAGCTTCATGGTGATCGTCCCTAGTCTCAAGGGGCCCGGTCAGTGGTGAAGGATCTTCGAAAGGAAATCCTTGGCCCGCTCGGTGCGCGGGTTGCTGAAGAACTGATCGGGTGTTGTCTCCTCCACGATCCGGCCATCCGCCATGAACACCACGCGATTGGCGGCCGAACGGGCGAATCCCATCTCGTGGGTCACGACGACCATGGTCATTCCGTCGTGGGCGAGCTGCCGCATCACCTCCAGCACCTCGTTGATCATCTCGGGGTCGAGCGCGGAGGTCGGCTCGTCGAAGAGCATGATCTTCGGGTCCATGGCCAGTGCCCTGGCGATCGCGACGCGCTGCTGCTGGCCCCCGGAGAGCTGTGCGGGGTACTTCTCCGCCTGCGTGGCGACACCCACCCGGTCGAGCA
The nucleotide sequence above comes from Streptomyces kaniharaensis. Encoded proteins:
- a CDS encoding glutamate ABC transporter substrate-binding protein, giving the protein MKLRKVTVAVAAALVLSVTAAGCGSGGGGGGGATTGKKITVGIKFDQPGIGLKTPDGKYTGFDVDVATYVAGQLGHKPGDIVWKEAKSADRETLLQHGDVDFIAASYSITPTREQKVDFAGPYLLAHQDVLIRADDDTIKTPSDLNNKKLCSVTGSTSAQNVKTKIAPNAQLQEYGGYSECLTGLENKVIDALTTDDSILAGYAAQDQFKGKFKLGGFKLSNENYGIGVQKGSALKDQINTALQKMVADGSWDAYVKKNFGPANYHNEPAPQIGVIVS